TGGAGGTGGTTGCAGTGTAGGTCGTGGTGGAAGTGGTgatggtggtggaggtggaCGAAGAGCTTGCCGTTGAAGTGGAGGTGGAGATGGTGGTGGTTgcggtggaggtggtggtggttgtgCAGTTGGTGGTGGTTATGGAGAAAGCGGTGGTAGAAGACGTGAAGGTGGATACCGTGAAAGTGGTGGCGCTCgtggaggtggaggaggaggtggcTGTTGCGGTGGAGGTGGTGGCTGTTGCGGTGGAGGTGGTGGCGGTGTCGCAGCTGGTGGATACCGCAGCGGAGAAAGTGGTGGTTGTGAAGAAGGTGGTGGTTACGGGAAAGGCGGTGGTGGATATAATATAGGTGGTTGCGGTGGAGATTGTGGTGGAGATGATTGTTGCATAGAAGGTGGTGGTGCAATGTACGTGAAGGTAGATACATAGtgatggtggaggtggtggtgtATACGGTAGAAATGGAAGGCAGGAGGGTGGGAAATACGTAGGCCATGGTGGAGAAGaaaccaataaaatataaaaactaaaaattactaCCTCCATTCCTGAaaataagatgttttagatttttttgagaacattaattgagaatatttgaattgattaaatttcattggtggaaagttattggaaagcgtataataaagtaaaaaataaattaaattataaacatttattaaattcttaataaacgtgtatactctagaaaatcttattttcaAGAATAAAAGGAGTAATAAAATTGAAACCAAACTATATTAATTGAAATAATTGTAACTCTCGGTTACTCAACCACTGCAATTAGATAGGAACTACCTTAAATGAATAAAATCATCTCAACCTAATTCTAAAACACTATTTTAATGTCATTTTGACACAAAAATCTTTTTCAAAccaacactaaaaatcacacAATTTTATTGCAACACTATAATTTCATATCAAATTTGGTGTGAAACTGTTCATCACACTAAAATACTATTCATTCTACTAAAACACTATttacttaatttattaataaaatagacaattaaataaatgacaaataaaaatataaatacatataatattataaaataacttttagtGTTAAGTTTGGTGTTATGGTTGGAGAACTTTTTTTAGTACTGAAATTACACTAAAATAATGTGGTTttgacactaaaatagtgttataGGTTAGAAATGTTCTGATGGTCAAAAAGTCTAACCATTGATTTGGAAATTGTGAATATGTCTCTCTCATGCATTAAGTGTTCTTTTTAGTATCAAAAcacaagaaagtgttttttaaGTAATCCActctttatttctttattttgatgtatattttatgtatcaatATAATTTGGCCAAATAATAATATCAGAGTAAATCACACATATTTTTTACACATACTGTATTTAAAAGTTTTTCAAATGGATATGACTTTATTTCAAAAGATATAAGTtgttattaacacaaatatcTCGGTATATTCTATATAATGTGTAGAATAgcacatatttaaaatttatttaaaatcccTCCCTCCCTTCCTTCCAACAAACGATTTCCCGATTCAGAAAACAACAATGAATATGTGATTCAAAATTGGAAAATATCACCAATGATATGTATGAagtatgttatattatatatgttggTTTGTTTTATTCTATTTGATAAACATAGAATAGTTCATATCTAATTCAAataatacatcatatttaaacatatattaaaaataatttgatatgAATTGATTTGTTAACAGTTTTAGCTCGACCAAACTCTTGGTTTTCTCTCATATTTTTCCGCATTCAACCGATATATAATTGGTAATattatattgtaaatactttatactattttattttatggcaCAATATAGTATgttacaatatattatttttcttctcctcttctttgttcttctacacctattttttcatattttcgtTTTCCGTTCTCTCGTATTCTCttcctttatttattttttctcacaTCTCACTCCTCTTTCTCCTCCTTATTCTTCTTCGCTCCTAAcccctctctcttcttcttctcccccCTCACACCTCTTCGCGACCTCACTCCTAACTCCTCACTCTTTCCGACCATGTCCTctatattattttcttcttcctcttcactaCTTATTATTCATTTTTCCATTTATTCCTCTACTTCTTCACTTgttcttctctttttcttcttcctcctcgatCCTCCTTTTCCTCCACTTCTGTTTCTTGCTTTTCTTTATCCACTCttcattgtttatttttaactCTTTTGTACTAATGCTATTTTCATTGGCAATTACTAAAAATGATCAACAAAATAGCACACTTTACTATTTGTTGCTGTATtctataatatatgtatattttagttAAGTTACTACTGTGGATCAGTTGTTTTTTTCTATGTGTTCAGTAAATCCAGTATCTTATCATTAAACGGTTACACATAAAACAGTGTCACGCCCGGAAAAAGAGATATTGGTCCAGTTTCGCACATAATTGTCCCATTAGAGAATCACTTTATTGCaatagttatttgatgaatTTTTTTCGTCACTGTGTATTTTACAAATTAACCCATTTAACAATAGCCGCTCTTCGAGAGTGAAACTAAAAATGGGTTAAGAATGTATTTTAATGGGCTGATAGTGTACAGGGCCCACTTTTTGATTCTCATGCAACGCAAGAGCCGAAAATGTGCCAAGCAAGATAAGCTTACTAATTAAACGACTCCAAATTCCGATCACTAATCTATGAATTATGAACAAAAAGCCAAAAGTCAAATTCGCGTTTATTTCCGACCATAtcctctcttcctcttcacTACTCAATATTCATTTTTCCATTTATTGTTCTACTTCCTcacttattcttctttttttcttcttcctcctcgatTCTCCTTTTCATCCACTTATGTTACTTGCTTTTCTTTACTCACTCttcattgtttatttttaactCCTTTGTACTAATGCTATTGTCACTGGCAATTACTAAAAATGATCAACAAAATAGCACACTTTACTATTTGTTGTTGTATTCTATAATTAACCTATATAATAGAAATGTAATAagatatgtattatattttagttaagtTATTACTGTGGAACAGTTGTTTTATTCTATGTGTTCAATAAATCCAGTATAATATCATTAATCGGTTACACATAAAACAGTGTCACACTCGGAAAAGAAGATATTGGTCCAGTTTCGCACATAATTGTCCCATTAGAAAATCACTTTATTGCAATGGTTatttgatgaattttttttccttactGTGTTTTTTACAAATTGACCAATTTAACAACTAGCCGCTCCTTGAGAGTGAAACTAAAAATGGGTTAAGAATCTATCTTAATGGCCTGATAGTGTAGATGATCCACTTTGGGTCCACTTTGTGATTCTCCTGTAACCCAAAAGCCGAAAATGTGTCAAGCAAGATAAGCTTACTAATTAAACAACTCCGAATTCCAATCACTAATCTATGGATTATGAACAAAAAGCCAAAAGTCAAATTCGTGTTTATTTCCTGTCTACAATTCAAAACAACTAACTTACTGGAAGTATAAATGTACATCGATTTTGAAAATCAATTAAACtgaaacaaattattttaaatatactgTATCAGATAATGTTAATGGAGTGAACCGATCAGAAACTGAACTTGTATAACTGGCAATTGACATATTGAAAACGAAAATCAAGCGGTGGTAGTAGTTTGATGGTAAGAGAAAAATTTGGACTAAGGTGCAAACCTGTTAGTTTTGGAATTGAGTCATGCTAAGAATTAAGTTGTTATTTGTTTAGCTACACAAAGATAGAACAAAGGTTTAGGTCTTATCGGAAAACCTAAAGTCAAATTATCGGTACGCGTAAAACAGATTAGTTGGACTTCGGTCTAGATatccctattttttttttaaacatattaaaaacgTTTTGGTTATTGTGACACTGATTGAAAAGCCAAGAAAAGATAACATCAATAATTTCCCAACTATAGACATTACCATACCAACAACATATGGACGGTCCGATCTGatgttaaaagaaataaaaacggaGTTATACTTTCTTTTCACGTTTATTAAATTATTCAATCAGAGGGTTGAAATTTTGTCAGAGTATGATATATAAGATTTTGGTTTAAAATCACACCAAATTCACAACTAAACCTTAGCCTATGTGGCACAGAATGTATTAAAACCAGCAGTAGAGAAAGAAGTTGTAGAACCAAGCATCACAAAGCTCTAAGCCTTTGCCTGGAAGGTAAAAGTGCCGacgaagatatgtcatcttatatggcaactggtgactggtcatgtggcagtaaTGAGGAACTTAACAAGACGCAATATGAAGTGTGATAATTACTGTCCAAGATGCGGAGAATTAGAGGAAACTGTGACCCATGCATTTTTTGAATGTCCGCCAGCTCTTCAAGTTTGGTCATTATCATCGACTCCAACAAGCCCACATATATTTCCGGTATCAAGCGTCTACACAAATATGGATTATCTGTTTTGGAGGAAGAATAGCATCATCGAGCCAGAACAAGACatggatccttatccctggatattatggtatatttggaaggctaggAATGACAAACTCTTCAGGGGAATAGAtagagatcctttggagcttgTTCGACATGCAGAGAGTGAATGCCAAGCCTGGTTTGATGCTAACGATGCGGTACAACCAGTGGTACAACCAGTGGTTCAAGATAATATCCCTGAGGTATCCCAAGTCATACGTttgggtaatatttgcttgttagatggatcttggacataTTCTGCTCACTTTAGTGGATGCGGCTGGGTATAGATGGACAGTGCTGAGAACATTCAATTTATGGGAACATAGAATTTCACTTGACGCGAATCAGCTTTgcattcggaagtagaagcactgcggtgggcgatggagaatatgcttcaacactcaACATGCCAGAGCTTCGGGACAGACTGCAAGaagctgattgcaatgataaaggaCCCTCAGGCTTGGCCAAGCTTTGTGACagaattggagaggatagagacgtTACAGAGACGTTACAGATATGCTTCCCGGACTTCAACTTCATTCATGTTCCACGGACTGCAAGATCCTACCATAGggagttattttttattggttgttctattccggtttggttacccagaccacctcaagtttgagtaatagaatgaccattcgacgtcaaaaaaaaaaaaaaaaaccttagcCTATGTAGGAAATAATGATCTAAATACGAATATGCATCCGTATGGACTTGATTTAGATATCATCTAAGAAATGCCTAGCAATCATTCCAAGAAACTAGGATAATGTAATTTGACTTTAATTGGATAACTAGCTAGTAGTCTATTACGCCAGGGACGACATATTTTATACTACTTTGTATTTGTTTTGAATGAATAAATGAGCTATACGTATTACGTTCATTAAACTCTTAGATTATCTAATCTAGATGTATAAGAAATCATAGATTCAATTTCATTAGAAAAGTTTTACTCTATACAAAATAGTGAAGTTAAGAAAGTTTAGATTTCACTTTATGAGAAGATACGGGCTTATGGATCTAAAACTTCATAgtcattccaaaaaaaaatcgacTCATGTGGacttaagtttttattttccgGATTGAGTTTTCATTTAATGggtaaaaaaaaagtacatGTAAAGTAGAAGTTAGAAAGAGAAtgagctcaatataataattaagtaaatataaatcttacACGCTCTCcggtttttaatataagtcgttttagagaaatttttatgtttcaaattatatgacgttttcggttttctatgtaaaatttattaacacttaatgttatatgaccaataataatatatcttctattttattattggtcaATTTGTGGttatgtaaataattaatgatgtttttgtttagaaaatactccatatgtttcataatacttgatgttttgtcttattgcacaaagattaagaaagttagattataaaaaaaaaatatttttaaagatatagtttttaaattatttaatcaattttaaaaatgactgtaaaatctaattggttgaacagtttccaataaagttaaaattattcataaaacctcaaaacttcatgtaaattgaaacaaaatatttcttataaaacatcatctatattgaaacggaggaagtataaaaaattaatattttcttaatttatgtgcacaattctaaaacgacttatattaaaaaacggagggagtacttaGCTAGCTAATAAGCTAAAATCCTTACGTTGACAGCCTGCTAAGAAGGTTTACATtgacatatattattataagaTCTTGTACTTAATTATTAAGATGATGATAAAATATCTGTTTCAAATAAGATAATGTAGTTAATGTTGTTGCCACCAGATACAAACCTGTTAGAGCAACTCCATCCGTAGATCTTAGAGGAGGCACTAAAGTAATtaagagaaaaaattaaatcataaatGGTTTTATTAGGTAGGAGCGCTCCTTTATTAGGTGATTTAAGGAGCGGTAAAGATCCCAGACATGGCAGCAAGGGGTTGGCTGGGTCATTCAAGACGAAAGGTCTCGTTTACggtttgtattttatttttatttttcatcttcGATGTCATCGACATCTCTTactcctctctctctcgaaaTTTCCTTGACCATGATTGATCCGTTTTTTCGTCTGTGATTATGTCGTTTTCTTGTGTGATATCGTCTAAATCCTATCACCGGGTCTTCCTTCCTCGTCGATTCTGTCGGAATCTCCAACGGAGAAAACGTTTGATTCGTTTCACCCACTTCGTCGATGTTCTCCTCCGGACTCATCCATGCAATCAGCACAAAGGTTcggtttcttttttatttttgtttatgtgaATTGAATCCCTTTGTCGattattttccaaaattttgtttGGATTATGAGATTTGCCTCTGTCTACCAGGAAAGATCGATGGGGAAGTGGTGGTTTGAAGTCGCGAGGAACGGACTATGATGATGAAGAGAGTGTCTTCCGACAAATGTGGATACGGTATTGGTGGTCCAATCCGACAAAGGTCATTCCTTTACGCTGTTTTATttgttgatttaaaattttataagagtTTTTCTTGAGTTAGAAGTTTGAGTAGACTTTTGTGTTGATTCAAAACAGTTGATTGATTAAATCTTCATTGTCTTAATTGTGAACTAAGAAGTGTCTTGtgttttgatttcaaacacagttGGAGCTGCATGGGAGACAGTAAATGAGAGCGTGGAAGACAAAGGTCTTGCAGGGAGCAGCAAGATACAGAGGTCACACAAAGACGTCAAACCATCTATCTTTAAGTTCATAGGTAAGTAGAGACAATCCTTTAATGAGTGTTAGACATTGTTTAGGTTGGAATTAAATGGTCTTTAGGAGTAGATACATTTATTGGCATTGTTTACGTTAGAATTAAATGGATTTTTGAGGTGTTTTGGTTGTTTTATAATTAGGTAGATACATTGATGAGCATTTACACGAACAAATCCCATACTCTCATTAAGTTTGCTTTAAAAAGCGACTAACTTTCCCTTTCTcaatttatatttctttcattTCTGTGGAATTCATATCTCTTCTCTTATCAGAAGAAGctatatttcttcttttttaatttctccTCCTTCGCTATGGATCCATTTAGTGAACCTTGTGGCTTTCAAAATCTCCTAAACAGTCAACAACCAAACCCCTCCTTCTCCTACCTCTCTCGTGAACCAAGTATTGAAGTCTCTGGATGGCCTGAAGATGCAAACGAAGATGAAGTCATCTTGTCTGACCGTAAAAAAGGCGGAAATGGTCACCAACTGAAGATAAGGTGCTCATTTCTGCTTGGTTAAACACGTCCAAAGATCCTGTCGTGGAAAATGAGCAGAAAGCAATTGCGTTTTGGAAACGAATTGCTGCTTATTTTGGTTCAAGTCCACAGCTTGCCGGTTACCAAAAGAGAGACAAAACTTGCTGTAAATCGAGGTGGGGGAACATTAATGAGGGTGTGTGCAAGTTTGTTGGTTGCTATGATGCTGCAACCAAACAAAAATCGAGTGGCCAGAGTGAGGATGATGTACTGAAGATGGCTCATGACATTTTCTTCAATGATTATAAGAGCAAATTCACACTTGAGCATGCATGGTTGGAGTTGAGGCATGATCAAAAATGGTGTGGAGGTCTGGCGAGTAAAGAGAATGTGAGCTCTAAGAGAAGAAAGCTTGATGATCAATCACCACAGTCATCAACGTCAGTGCCATGTAGCCTTGGAGGAGATGAACCAACGGCTCGGCCTGCTGGTGTCAAAGCTGCGAAGGGCAAAAGTAAAGCGGCTGTGAGTAAGGGTAAGACTTCTGAAGCAGAAGGGAAGTTGTGTGTTGACTTTCAGAACATGTGGGAGATCAAGCAAAAGGATTTTGTATTGAGAGACAAGCTTAACAAGCAGAAATTGCTCGACTCCTTAATTACCAAGACAGAGCCATTAACTGAACAGAGATTGCTTTGAAAAATAAGCTCATTAATGATATGTTGGCTTCTTAGTTTGAGTTTATGGATCTTTACATTCTCTTATTTTATGTATGAGTTTCAGTTAATGTTTCTGGTCAAGTCTGTATttgtttctctttgttttcgAGTCTGTATACATTTTCTTTGGAGTCTGTATTATGTATAATATTGGCTATTTCAATGTATAATATTGGTTTCTGTTTTTCTTATCCTACATAGGATTGTTTTGTATACATACTCGACTTTTGCTGTTGCAGGACAATGAAGAAGATGGTAGTGGGAGACTGATACAACCGGCAAAATCAAAAGAAGAAGGCAATGGCTTATGGTATGTTTCAGTTACTCAATACATTTTCACTATATGGCGACTTGTTAGGATTGTAACTGATGTTTAGGATTGTAACTGATGGCTAGGGTTGTGGCGCCTTATTAGGATAGTAACTACACGTTTTGAGAAGTGTTAATGATGCATATTCATTTGCTTTTACGTGTGTGACATCagaaacaaagaacaaaagaaaaagaagtgaGTGGCATGTGACAGAAACacaccaaaagaaaaagaaagcttGCTGTGGCATGTGACACAAACAaacaccaaaagaaaaagaaagagaaaaagaaagcttGCAGTGGCATGtgacacaaacaaacaaacacctCTTCTTCCTTTATAAAGAGTAGATGTAATTAAAAACGCCCAAGTGCCATACGTATTCTGTTTTCTCAAACGTTTGATGCTTTGTAAATCATATTGTCCTTTACCATTTTCCAATTAAAGAGTTGAGTTACTTTGTCTCTCTTATCAATTTCTCTCTTACCATTTCTCTCTTATAATTTCTCTTTaaaatggcttcttcttcttctcatgatCTTGATAACATGATGGATGAAACATTTGATCAACTTTTAGAGCAACAATTCGAACAACTTTCCATCCACTACGAATAATGTCAAAATGCATCAAGgtccaaaaaaaagagagccTACATTGAAAGACAACGAGAACAAGGACACATGCAGTTATGGAACGATTATTTTAGTGAAGATGCAACATATCCTTCTCACATGTTCCGACGCCGTTTTAGAATAAACAAGCCCTTGTTCATGcatattgttgatcgactctccacTGAAATCCCATACTTTCatcaaagaagagatgctacTGGAAGGTTCGGCCACTCTCCATTACAAAAGGCAACGGCAACAATTCGTATGATGGCATATGGTTGCCCAGCTGATGCGGtcgacgaatatctccgacttggtgagacCACGGCGCTTTTATGCTTGGAACATTTTGTTCAAGGAATCATAAATTTATTTGGAGATGAGTCTCTAAGAAGACCCACGCCagaagatcttcaacgactactcgatattggCGAGATACgcggatttcccgggatgataagaagcattgattgtatgcattgggagtgaaAGAATTGCCCGACCGCATGGAAAGGTCAATATACACGTGGATCAGAAAAGCCAACAATTGTTTTAGAGGCTGTAGCTTCAgcagatctttggatatggcacgcgtttttcggacctccaggtacattaaacgatatcaatgttcttgatcgatcaccagtttttgatgatatattacaaggtcgagctccaAAGGTTAATTACATTATCAACGGACACAAGTACCATTTGGGTTACTATCTCACagatggtatttatccaaaatgggcTACTTTTGTCCAATCTATTCCACTTCCTCAAAGTCCGAAAGCAACCTTATTCGCTACGCATCAAGAAGCTGTACGTAAAGATGTGGAGCGTGCTTTTGgggtcttgcaagctcgctttgccgTTGTCAAAAATCCAGCTCTTTTGtgggataaaataaaaaatggcaAGATAATGCGAGCATGCATCATTCTACATAATATGAtcgtagaagacgaacgagatgggtACACTCAGTTTGATGTATCAGTTTTCACAACCGGAATCAAACCGAAATTCACAAGTGGATTTTACATATTCTACAGATATGCCTTCAAATCTCGGGAATGTGATGAATATGATGAGCAGTCGGAATCAAATACGTGATAACAAAATACATCAACGattgaaagctgatttggtaGAAAATATCTGGCAAAAATTTGGAACAAATCAAGATTTCAACTAATCGGTGTTTTTTCGTTTacgatttgtatttgtatttttaatatgcttttatgtaatttctt
This Brassica napus cultivar Da-Ae chromosome C6, Da-Ae, whole genome shotgun sequence DNA region includes the following protein-coding sequences:
- the LOC106355701 gene encoding glutathione S-transferase T3-like, with the translated sequence MDYLFWRKNSIIEPEQDMDPYPWILWYIWKARNDKLFRGIDRDPLELVRHAESECQAWFDANDAVQPVVQPVVQDNIPEVSQVIRLVGAAWETVNESVEDKGLAGSSKIQRSHKDVKPSIFKFIDPVVENEQKAIAFWKRIAAYFGSSPQLAGYQKRDKTCCKSRWGNINEGVCKFVGCYDAATKQKSSGQSEDDVLKMAHDIFFNDYKSKFTLEHAWLELRHDQKWCGGLASKENVSSKRRKLDDQSPQSSTSVPCSLGGDEPTARPAGVKAAKGKSKAAVSKGKTSEAEGKLCVDFQNMWEIKQKDFVLRDKLNKQKLLDSLITKTEPLTEQRLL